The window AAAATACAGACACGTATCCACATCTTAATATGTCTAGTGAAACTAGCCACCGGACATAAGCCCTTATTATCATGTCAATTCTTATTTAACAGAAACGGTCCATATCTTATATCTATGACCCCATCAATATTTTCAACTAGTTTGCACCGTGACATTCAACTGGACAACCGAGTGTTGGGTAGCAGTGTCCAAGAAATATATCTTAGAAGTTGCATAGCCCCTAGCAAATCGGAATTTCCCAGTCCCGCCCACCACTGCAACCTCTGTATCAGGATCCTGATTAGTACCTTGTATTTGTATGGTGCTTCTGTTGTACTCTTCATTTGTGAACAGTATTGATGCCGTAGCAAATGCACGCAACCCATCCAATGCGGCTGTCACGTACAGGCCTTGAAATTGCGCAACTTTGGGTGACTTTGGATCTGGGGTTTTGGTGATATTGTCGTCGACGACATAGACGGTGCCAAATTGGGTGAATGTCCAAGCCTTTCCAGCAATGCCTGCAACTGCGATCGTCGTGGCTTTGGGGTCGCCGAAGGCTGCGATGTCATGAAGGTAAAAGGATAGCTTGGTTTCTTTATGGTCCGTAGCTTTGGCTGCATACATGGCCGCGGTTACGACCAATACCAAGAAGATATTGGTAAGAATTTTTGGTGAAAAGCTTGTTGCCATTATCAACTACTAGGAATAGAATAGATAGAGTGACTTTGTTTGTACTCCTTTTACATGGGGTTTTGATCTCTATTTATAATCTAGTGCGGGTGGCATGTTCAAGGCAACGCATGCTTGAGAGGAATCAAAAAAGACTAAAATACAATACcttgtttaatattttatggataaaacttacataaaattatttaagtgTATCTTAGGTTTACAATTGAAtacaaacacttttttttttttttttcagaatgaAATACAAccacttaatttaattaaaaaaaaatataaaagcgatgttatatttttcaagaaaaactaATTCAACTATGTGATTTATTAGTAAATACAATTACATGGTTGAAGTTAATTGAGGGGTTTAAAGTGCACCAAGTCACTAATTAAGGAATTGtgtagatattttattttatatatatttatactttttGTCCAGGTAATAAATCTAAAGAAACCGTATAAGGATTTTGCGCAAATACATTTTTATGGATTAGAGTATAAATTATATATCTAAtatcatattattaaaaattgatcCCAAAGGAttactttaattattaaatgatgtttgtccctcaaaaaaaaaaaaaaaatttaatgatgtgatagttttttttttttttttagttttagaaaattgatgcagtggttattagttattacattgttaaattaaattgagaaaataaaatcttattcgGAAGATTCAAACATGATACTGTTTTGTTACAAAGAAACGCCATCGTTTTTACTTCCTAACGCCACAACGTCGTCGTTTCCACCACGGTCTCTTTTTCTGAGAGCACTGAGCATTGCTTGGAGAGCCAAAAACCCAagggagagatagagagaagaaTTGAAGATAATAATGGAAATAGCCGTTAATTCTCTCTTCTCAGCTTTAAATCCAAAGGTTGGttcctctctctcctctaaCTTTTCATTACATTCTAATGGTATATAATTTATTACTTACTTCACAAATTGGAGTTTTGGGTACAGATAACAGTAagtcacaaacacaaacacaagcacaAGCAAGCAGTATTAAACGGCTTTACTCCCGGAAGCTTGCGTTTTTCACCTCATTTCAGATATGACGCTCCACATCAAATGAAAAGGtataaaaagttttcaacttTGTCTTCTTTAGTTTAAAATCATTAAGTTATGCTTATTGATATTTCAAAGTGAATAATGTTTTGGCACACCCCAAAATAatgcaggttttttttttttttttgggggggggtgggggggtatGATAAAGCAATTTATGTATCTTGGTTGTTAAAAAATGTATTATATGCAAACTcatttgtcataatttttttttaaattttatagttaaattacAGCAAACTTTTCTGAGGATTAATGAAATGATACTGAAACTCCAACCTTGAGGTTTTTGAGGTTTCTTTAAGGTTGCGTTTGGATACTTGAATTTTAAAGTGACGGGTTTGAAATGCCTTAATTCCAAATCCATAAATATTTAAGTATGtcatttggatttttaaaattctatggGTTTAGAagttatttcaaattcaagGATTTTAAGGTTTAAAATCCTTGACGGGTCTGTGAGTTCCAAATACTTGACCTTCATAAACTATCCAAACaaggtatttggattttaatcaTCAAACTGCAAATCAATGTGCCCAAATCCTGCCATCCAAACATACCATTAATGCAATAGATAAGTCTATGCCTGACTTTTAACAGAATAtggctttaaaaataaataaattaataaagccTACCTAAACACAAACTATGGACAAAGTGACACTCCTCTCCCTCGAGATTTTATAAATGATTGAGGTTTGTACAAATGAGTGAgactcttcttaaaaaaaaaaaaggaatattcTAATTAGGGTAGTAATGTTAGAGGGCACAGACTTATTTGTTGCATTTTTAAAAACCTCAAGGGGGGAGGGTCATTTTGATAAATCCTGAGGGAATTTAGTgtaattcactttttttttttttggggggggggggggggggggggggacttaAGAGGACATTGGATGTACCATGGAAAAATGTCAATCCATTGTGGCTTAGATTATATTTTGGATGAAGAAGTTGGTAGTATATAATAGGGAGGCATCAGTGCATCACCATAACAATTGAGATTGAGGTCATTGATTGGAGTTCTTCAATGTCTCTGTTTAAAATGGACTTATTTTTAAGTGCTTCATAAGTACTATAGACTAGTTTAAATTATTCAGggcatatatatattgtatgagGTCTTGCAAAAAATGTGTCGTTTAATGTATCAATTCCAGTCATTTTTAGTACTGAAAAATTCCGCATGTATTCCTTATTTGATCTTCATGTTTCCCTTTCACTTTACAGGAGAATTCATAAATATCATCCTGCTGTTTGTGCTGTAATATCAGGTGCAGATCCAATTTATTCTCCTCCAAAATGTACCGTTGAGCTTCTTCCTAATGATATTATTAACTATTCTGCACGATAATGGTT of the Quercus robur chromosome 10, dhQueRobu3.1, whole genome shotgun sequence genome contains:
- the LOC126702195 gene encoding pterocarpan synthase 1-like; the protein is MATSFSPKILTNIFLVLVVTAAMYAAKATDHKETKLSFYLHDIAAFGDPKATTIAVAGIAGKAWTFTQFGTVYVVDDNITKTPDPKSPKVAQFQGLYVTAALDGLRAFATASILFTNEEYNRSTIQIQGTNQDPDTEVAVVGGTGKFRFARGYATSKIYFLDTATQHSVVQLNVTVQTS